Genomic DNA from Bosea sp. (in: a-proteobacteria):
CCGTCCACATCCAGCCACGACCCTGCGGCCTCGCGGGCTGAGACGTCACGGCCGAACCCGAGCCTGCATGGGAGCCTGAGCCCGCCCGGGCTGTCCAGTCAAGCCGGGCTTCCCCGATCACGCTGTCGAGGAAGCGTCGGCCCGCCGCGCCCCGTTCGCCCTCAAGGCGGCGCATCAGGCTCAGGTTGAGAAAGACGAGCTCATCCTCGGCAACAAGATCCCAGTTGGAAGACAACCTCCAGAAGCCGTCGATCTCGAACTCGGCTCCCCATGGCTCGCAGTTGATGCCCACAGTAGACCTCCGTCACTTAACCACACGTTAACCAAAGGCGCGCTCTCGCATGGCCGTCAATCTTGGTGTTTGTGGATGATGGAAAATTGTAATAAATTTCATTGATAACATTAATGATTATATTCTTATTCAATAAACTCCATTTTAGAATACAAGTTAATCAGAACTATTGTATCCTATCGCTGATATGAACAAATCCGGCTGCGTCACAGTTAAAGAAAACTCATCGCGGCAGCTGATTATTCGATGCAGAATTTGGAACTATGGAATGAAACGCTTGTCGCGACGCTTTGGTTCCCTCGCTTCTGCCCGAAGATGAAGCAAGGGCTCCGCCACGCTGCGGGCCACAGGCAAGCCAGCGTTCCGGCAGTCGGCCCTGAGATGTCACTTCACCGGCCTTGATGGCCGGCCGCGCAAGGGGCGGGGGCTGGCCGGGCGCCTTCGTCTCGCAACGCCGATGCGCGATTGCGACGCTGTCCCGGTGAAGGTCGGCCCGACCGGACCCTGACGGCAGATCAGGCCCCGATGACAAATCAGACCCTGATGGAACGAAACGGCCGCTCAGGCTTTACGTAACGGGACTTGCGCCGATGGGGCGCCCGTCTTGTTGCGCCGGCGCCGATGAGGCGCGCGGCGCTTGCCGCCAGGGCGGGAGGAATTGGTCGATGCTGGGGCCGGAAGAAAAGCGGCTGGCCCGCGCCTGTCGCGCCGGGAACGAGGCAGATCGCCGTGCTCGCAGACAAAGATCATGCGCCCGCGCCTGTCGCGCGGGGAACGAGGTCTGCGCGGCATGATGATCGAACCCATCGGCTTCGCCACGCTGGTGATCGGGTTTCTGTGCCTGGCCTGGGGGCGGCATGCAGCCGCCATGGGCTTCCTGCTGGCTTCGCTGTTCGGCTCGGCGGCAGCCATGTTCATTGGCGCGGCCAATATCCAGCCGGGTCATGTGGCGCTCGGCTTCGCCGCGTTCGCCACGCTGACGCGCAGCCGCGAGGTCGGGGCCGCCATGCAGGTTCTTTCACCCTTCAGGCCCGGCTTCTGGCTGGCTTGCCTGGTCATCTACGGCGTGGCCACGGCCTACGTTTTTCCCCTCCTGCTGGCCGGCGTGACCGATATCGTGCCGCTTGGCGCCTCCGCCTTCGAGGACAAAGGTGGTGTCGTGCCGCTCGGTCGGGTGTCGAGCAACCTGACGCAGAGCATCTACATGATCGCCAATCTGGTCTGCTTCGTCACCATCGCGGCCATCGCGGCGTCGCCGGCGGGCTTTCGCGCCATCTTCGCCAGCTTGATGGCCTATGCCCTCGGGAATGTCGCGCTGGCCCTCGTGGACATGGCGACCTTCACGACCGGAACGCAGGACCTCCTCGCCTTCATGCGCAATGCCCGCTACGCGCTGCATGTCGAGACCCAGGTCGACGGCATGAAGCGCATCGTCGGCTCGTTCACCGAGGCGTCGTCCTTTGCGCGCTCCTCGCTCGGCGCGCTGGGCTTCACGCTCACCCTGTTCATCTGCGGGATGCGGCCTGCATTGACCGGCTCCCTGTCGGTGGTGCTGGTGATCCTGCTGATCCTGTCGACATCCTCGACCGGGCTGGCGGGAACGCCGGTGCTGCTCGCCGTGATCTATGGCGCCGCCCTCATGCGCAGCCTGCGGCCGGGCGGCGCGGGAATAGCGGCGTTCATCGCCATGGCTGCACCCCTGAGCGTGCTCGCGGTGGGCCTTGGGGTGGCGCTCACCCCCACGGCCTCCGCCGCCGTCCTGCACTATCTTGATCTGGTCCTGTTCGACAAGCCGGCTTCGGCTTCGGCGATCGAGCGCGGCATGTGGAACGCGGTCGCGTGGCAGAACATCCTCGACACCTACGGATTCGGCGTCGGGCTCGGCACCAATCGCGCCTCCAGCTTCGTGCTGGCGCTTCCCGCGAATGTCGGGTTAGTCGGCACGATTCTGTACATCGCCTTCGTGGTCACGGCGCTGGGGCGCAAGCGCGGCGAGTCGCGCGGCTTTCATGCTGATGCGCGTCTGGCCGCTCGCAATGGCTGCGTGGGGCTGCTCATCGGCGATGTCATGGTGAGCGCCTTCCTCGATCAGGGCCTGTACTTTTATGCGCTCGCCGCGCTGGCCGCTTCCACGCCCGACCTTGCCCGGAGGTCCGTGCGGCCTTTCACCGTCGAGCTGCCGCTTGGGCTGGTCGGGCCCCCGGCCGCGAGTGCCGTGCCGTCTTCGCCGCGCCATGCCCCTCACGTCAGGTGATCTCATGACCAGCACCGTGCCCGAAGCGTCAGCCCCCGCCGCGGCCTTCGCAGTCAATGGCCGCTTCCTGACGCAGCCCGTCACGGGCGTGCAGCGCTATGCGCGCCATGTTGTGGCCGCGATGGATGCAGAACTCGCTATGGAAGGGGGCATGGCGCCGGTTCTGGCGCCGCCGGGCGCCGAGGATCTGCGCCTGGTGCACATGCCGATGGTCACCCGGGGGCCAGGCGGCGGCCACGGCTGGGAGCAGGCAGTGCTGCCCTTGGCCTGGCCGGGACGGCTGCTCAATCTGTGCAACACCGCTCCGGCCGCCAAGGCCGATCAGGTGGTCTGCATCCATGATGCCAACGTGCTGACGGCGCCGGGCAGCTACAGCCCGGCCTTCCGCCTGCTCTACACCCGGTTGCAGCCGCTGCTTGCCCGGCGGTCGGCCCGTCTTGCCACGGTCTCGCACGCCGCGGCCCGCCAGCTCGCCCGTCACCTGCCGGTTCGTGCCGAAGATATTGCGGTTCTACCCAACGGCCATGAGCACGCGCTGGCCTGGGACCCGTCAGGCGCCGTTCTCGCGCCCCAGGAGATCAGCCGCGTGCTTGAGCGCGGGCGCAGTTTTGCGCTGGCTCTCGGTTCACGCGCCCGGCACAAGAATCTGGGGCTTCTGGGCCAGCTCGCGCCTGCCTTCGACGCGCTCGGCCTCGACATCGTGGTGGCGGGCGGCGGCGGCGCGATATTCGCCGATTCCGGGATCGCCGCCGCGCCGAACATCCGGCAGCTTGGCCGCGTCGAGGATGAGGACCTCGCCTGGCTGTTCGACCGGGCCGCCTTCCTGGTCTTTCCGTCGTGGACCGAAGGATTCGGCCTGCCGATCCTTGAGGCGATGGCGCGCGGCTGTCCTGTCATCTCCTCCGATCGCGCCAGCATGCCGGAAGTGTGTCGGAATGCCGCCCTGCTTGCCTCGCCTGCCGATCCGGCCGCCTGGGTCCGGCATGCCGAGTCCTTGACCGTCTCTCCGGCGCTGCGGGCGGATCTGGCAGGGCGTGGGCGGGACCGCGCGAAGCTGTTCAGCTGGCGGGCCGCCGCGCAGGGCTATCTCGATCTCATGGTCTCGCCCGCATCCTTGCCGAAGGCCCGGCATGAGCCAGCCCCGCCACGGGCGAGGGTTGCCGTGGCGGTGGCCACGCGCGGCCGCCCCGCCATTGTCTCGGCCATGGTGCGCCGGCTGATCGCCACCCAGACGCTGAAGCCGCAGATGGTGTTCGTGTCCTGCGCGGACGCTGCCGATGCCGGCGATCTCGCGCAACTGCCTGAGGTGCGCCTGCTCATCGGCCCGCCCGGCTCGTCGGCGCAGCGCAACCGCGCGCTGAAGGCGCTCGATCCCGCCACAGACGTGGTGGTGTTCTTCGATGACGATTTCGTGCCGGGGAAGGGCTGGCTCGAAGCCGCCGCCAATGCCTTCGGCGACGAGCCGGACCTTGTCGCCTTCACCGGGGAGGTGCTGGCCGATGGCGTCACCGGACCGGGCATCGGCTTCGAGGAGGCGGTCAGCCTGGTCGAGGCCGCCGATGAGGGGCGGCACGGCCGCGGCCCTCCCGCGCGCGCCGGCTGGCAGCGGCCCTTCAGCCCCTATGGCTGCAACATGGCCTTTCGGGCCTCGGCGGTGCGCGATCTCCGCTTTGACGAGCGCCTCGTTCTCTATGGCTGGCTCGAGGATCGCGATTTCGCCGCCGTTCTGGCGCGCGGCGGCGGGCTTTTGGTCAAGGGCAGCGAGGCGATTGGCGTGCATATGGGCATCAAGCTGGGTCGTCAGGCCGGCGACAGCCTCGGCTACAGTCAGGTGGCCAACCCGGTCTACATGCTCATCAAGGGCACGATGACGCCGACCCAGGTGGTGGGCCAGCTGCTGCGCAACATCGCCAGCAATCTCGGCCGCTGGCTTCGGCCAGAACCCTTCATCGATCGCCGCGGCCGGCTGCGCGGCAATCTCAAAGGTTTCGCCGACATGGCGCGCGGGCGCATCGACCCCGGGCGTGCGGCGACGATCAGACCAAAGGCGGAGGCGTGATGATGCGTGAAGGCTTGCGGCACGATGTGCATCAGCCCGAGGTTCTGGGGTGCGACAGGCACGGACCACTATCCGGCGTGGCCACGGCCCGCTTCACCCCGCTGGTGGAGGCCGAGGACAAGCCCGCCGATGACGGCCCCCTCGCCATGATGGTGTCGATCAGGACCGTCCTGCGCCGCAACAGGGCGGCGATGGCTGTCTGGATGACGGGCTGCATCGTGGCGGCCGTGCTTTATGCGTGGTCCCAGCCACCGAGCTACTGGACCGCCGCGCAGCTGCTCCTTGAGCCGCGGCGCACCGCCAGCGTCAGCTCGCGTGACGTCCAGGCCGCGCCCACGCTCGACCTCAATCGCGCCGACAGCGAATTGCAGGTGATGAGCTCCGAAAGGCTTCTTTCCGAGGTGTTCACAAGCCTGGGGCTGGCGGAGGATCCGGAGCTGCAGGCGACGCGGCGGCGTCCGTTCTTCGGCGTGCTCGCCAGCTACTGGCCTGCGTTCTTTGGCCGGATATGGCCGGAGCCGCAGAACAATGACGAGGAGGCGCTACGGGCGTCGTTCGGCCCGCCGGAGGCGGCGCTGACCCGCCAGAGCCAGATCGCCTTCCTCAGCTTCGTCTCCCGGCTTTCGGCGCGGCGGGTGGGGCAGTCCTATGTGATAGAGGTCAGCTATACCTCGAGCGATCCCGAACGGGCCGCCCGTGTGGCCAATGCCGCCGTCTCCGCCTATCTGAAGCAGTCGGTCGCCTTCAAGGCCAAGGCCGCCAAGAGCGGGGGCGAGTTCGTCCAGGGCCGCGTCGATGCGCTGCTCGGTCAGGTCGAGGCTGCGGAGAAGGCCAAGCTGGCCGGATTCGTGCCGCAGGCGCCCATGCCCGATGCGGATGCGAGAGTGATCGGCGCCGCGCTGGCGCCGCTTGCCCCCATCGCGCCGCAAAAGTCGCTGATCGTGGCCTTCGGCGGCATGATGGGGCTGTTCAGCGCCCTCTTCGCTGCGGCGGTCGCGGGCGCGCTGGACCGAAAGGTGCGCACGCCCGAGCGGCTTGTGCGGCAGTCGGGGCTGTCGTCGCTGGCCAACCTGCCAAAGGTGCGGACGCTGGGCGGTCTCGCCAATCCCCCGCCCCAGGAGATGCAGCAGCTTGTCACGACCGATCCGGACGGCGCCTTCGCCGAGGCCCTGCAGGATCTTCGCAGCGCCATCCGCCTCGTGGTGCCGACAGCGCGGGCGGATCGCTACCGGATCATCGCCGTCACCAGCCCTGGCCGGGATGCCGGTAGCAGCACAGTGGCGATGAACCTCGCCCATCTCATCAAGCGCAGCGGCGGCACGCCCACCGTGATCGATGCCGATGTCCGGGGCGGGCAGGCCCGGCATGGGAGCGGCCCGCGCAAGACGCTCCGCCAGCGCCCCGCCGGCCTCTCCAGCCGCTTCGCCTATGGCAAGAGCGCGCTCGTCGATGTCCTTCTGGGCGCCGCCAAGCTCGATCAGCTCGTGGTCATCAATGTCGGCGGCGTGGCGCTCGTCCCGGTCCGCTCGGTCGAGCCGCTGGCGAACATGGCGGTGGACTTCTCCGATCCCTGCTTCGCGCAGATTCTCGAGATGGCCCGCGCCCGGGGCGACGTCATCATCGACCTGCCTCCTGTTCTCGAGGGAAGCGATGCACGGATGATCGCGCGACAGGCGGATGCCGTCGTGCTGGTCGTCTCCGCCGAGCGCAGCACCCTCGAGCAGGCCGCGGAAGCGGCCCGCCTCCTGCGCCTTGCCGGCGCCAGCATCGCCGGCGCCGTGGTCAATCACGCGCTCTGAGCGGCGGCCCGCGCCACGGCCCGTGTGGTTTGCTGGCCCGAGCGCGGGAGTTGCTCGTGCAGCCGATGGCGCCGTCAGAAGCTGGTCCAGCCGCCGCCGGCCACCTTGCGCTGCGGCATGGCCTCGGCGGCGCGCGGCGCAGGCCGTTCCGGAGCCGGCACAGGAGCACGCGCCTGGCTTTCTGCGTTTGCTCCGTCGTGACGGGTGCGAAAGCCGGACACCAGTTCGTTGAGACGGTGGATCTGTCCGCTCAACGCTGCGGCCGAGGCCGCGCTCTCTTCCGCCAGCGCCGCATTCTGCTGGGTGATCTGGTCCATGTGGCTTACGGTCTGGCTCATCTCGTCGATGCCGTGGGATTGCTCCCCGGCCGCAGTTGAGATTTCGCTCACGGTGTTGGAGACCTTCTCCGACGCCACCACGATCTCGCGCAGCGTGCCGCCGGCAAGCTGCACCAGCTTCACCCCTTCGGCGACCTGCACATCGGATGTGGCGATGACGCCGGCAATGTCCTTCGCCGCCTCGGCCGAACGCTGGGCCAGCGCGCGGACTTCCGCCGCGACAACCGCAAAGCCCCGGCCCGCATCCCCGGCGCGCGCGGCCTCCACCGCCGCATTGAGGGCGAGCAGGTTGGTCTGGAAGGCGATGCCGTCGATCACTGTGGTGATCTCCGAGATCTTCTTGGAGGCTTCCTCGATGCGGCTCATCGCCTCCACCGTGTCGCGGATGATCTTGCCGCCCGTCTGCGCCACGCTCGCGGCCTGGCCGGCAAGGCTGACGGACTGATGCGAGGCGTCGGCCGATATCTTGACGGATGCGGCCAGTTCCTCGGTGGTGGCGGCGGTCTGCTCCAGCGCCGCCGCCTGCTGCTCGGTGCGCGTCGACAGATTGCGCGCGCCGCTGTTGATCTCTTCCGAAGAGGCCTGGATCATCATCGAGGTGGCCTTGATGGTTCCCAGCATGCCTTCGAGCCGGTCCATGGCGCCGTTGAAGTGGTCGCGCAGGAGCGCATACTCGGCCGGCATGTCGTCGCCCATGCGGTGGGTGAGGTTGCCCTCGGCGAGGGCCGCCAGCCCGGCGCTGACGTTGGCGATGGCGGTCTCGCGTTCATGTATCTTTGCCGCTTCCATTTCCCTGGCCTCGGCCTCGACCTTCAGCCGTGCTGCCTCCGACGCCTCCAGATACACAGAAATGGCGTAGTCCATGTCGAGCAGCGCCGCCTTGACCATGGCCGAAATCTCGGCTGCGCGGTCATCAGCTCCCGGCATGGTGCCGCCAAAGCGGGCCCTGGGCCACTGGGCCTTGATCACGTCGCTGATCAACTTTTCCAGTATCAGCGCGTAGCCGCCGATGTACCAGCGCGGCTCAAGCCCGATCCGGGCATGGACCTGGCCCACTGTGGTGACCGCCGAGACGTAGTTCGCGTCGAAGACGCCTTTGGCGATGCGGTCCCAATGGGAGTTCTGGCGCGCCTTGGCGCCGTCGACATGGCGGTCGCTCTTGAAGAAGTGGCTCGTCTCGGTGAACGTCTTGAGCTGGGTGTAGAAGGCGTCGAGCGCTCCTGGAAGCGCGTCGCTGATCAGCTTTTCGATGCCCTGGATCCGTTTTCGGCCGGCGGCGTCCAGCTTCATGAAGTCAAGGCGTCTTTCCAGGCTCTCGGTGTTCGACATGGCACGCATCCAAGGCTCCGAGGGAGCAGGTGGAGCCGAGGCCACTGTCAGCGACGAAAGTTAACATTATTGGTTGTATTCAGCTAACATTCGCATTTTAGGACACCCTCAGGAAGGCCGTGACGCGGCGGCGTCGCCACGACGTGCAGCCCTTGGCAGTCGGCGCGATTTATTTTAAGCCTAAAACACTTCTGCGAAGCGCCGGTATGGCGTCGTGGTCGACCCTAGGTTTTCACGAGGTTCTCAGCCAAGGTCCACGCCATGCCTGCGCGTCCCCTGTCAGATCATCATGCTTTGGTCACGGGCGCGAGCCGGGGTATCGGCGCCGCGGTCGCACGCGATCTGCTGGCGCAGGGCGCGAAGGTCACCCTGCTGGCGCGGCGCTGGAATCAGGCCGGCCCGGTCGGCGCGCGGCGGGTGCAGCTCGCCGCCGACGTCACGGACGAGGCGGCCCTTGTCCGGGCCCATGAGGCGGCCGTGGCAGCGCATGGGGCGGTGACCTTGCTGGTCAACAATGCGGGCGGCGTCGAGACGGCCGCCATCAGCCGCACCGATGCGGCGCTGGTGCGCCGGCTGCTGGCGCTGAACCTCGAAAGCGTCTTCACGCTGACCCGCCTCGTGCTGCCTGCCATGATCGAGGCCGGCCGGGGGCGGATTGTCAACATCGCCAGCACGGCGGGGCTGAAGGGCTATGCCTATGTCAGCGCCTATGCCGCCGCCAAGCATGGCGTCATCGGGCTGACGCGCTCGCTCGCCCAGGAGCTCGCCCGGACCGGCGTGACCGTGAACGCCATCTGTCCGGGCTACACCGAGACCGACCTCGTCCGTCAATCCCTCGAGCGCATCATGGACAAGACAGGCCGCAGCGAGGACGAGATCAGGGCCGAACTGGTCAAGGCCAACCCGCAAGGACGCATGGTCACGCCCGAGGAAGTGGCCGCAGCGGTGATCTATCTGGCCGGCAGCGCGGCGCGCGGCGTCAACGGCGTGGCGCTGAGCCTGTCGGGCGGGGAAACGGGTTGATGGCTGCGCCCGATTCACCTGTCGATGCCGAGACCGTGGCCGAGGAGCGCCCGCGCGACCACAAGGCCGAACTCAGGCTCTGGCTGCGCCTGCTCACCTGTACGACGCTGGTGGAGGATGCGGTCCGCTCGCGCCTGCGAGCCCGCTTTGACGTCACATTGCCGCGCTTCGACCTGATGGCGCAGCTTCACAAGGCGCCCGACGGCATGACGATGAGCCAGCTCTCGACCCGCATGATGGTGTCGAACGGCAACCTCACCGCCCTTGTCGAGCGGCTGGCCGAGGCGGGGCAGATCGAGCGGCGCATTTCCGAGGCCGACAGGAGGGTCGTGAACGTGGCGCTGACGCCAGTCGGCGAGGCGGCCTTCGCGGCTATGGCGAGCGAGCACGAAGGCTGGATCGCCGACTTCTTCGCCGGGCTCGAAGCTGGGGAGATCGAACAGATGATGCAGTTGCTTGGAAAGCTGAAAGCCTCCAGCCGTTCCGCCATGAACCGGGAGACAGGCCGATGAATGACCGGACAGCGCCCGGACCAGGCCCGGCGCCGCTGCGCGCGGCGCGCCATTTCAACCTGGCTGTCGAGGGGCCGGTGGCTACCGTCACGCTCGACCGGCCCGACCGGAAGAACCCGCTCACCTTCGAGAGCTATGCCGAACTGCTCGGCTTCTTCCGGCAGCTGCAATATGATGATGCGGTCAAGGCCGTGGTGGTCACGGGTGCCGGCGGCAATTTCTGCTCGGGCGGCGATGTCTTCGAGATCATCGAGCCGCTGCTGTCGAAGGATGCCAAGGGCCTGCTGCGCTTCACCGAAATGACGGGCGATCTCGTCAAGGCCATGCGCGCCTGCCCCCAGCCTGTCATAGCGGCCATAGACGGGGTCTGCGTGGGCGCTGGCGCCATCATCGCCATGGCCTCCGACATCCGGCTGGGGACGGCGGGCGCCAGGGTCGCCTTCCTGTTCAACAAGGTCGGACTTGCAGGCTGCGACATGGGCGCATGCGCCATGCTGCCCCGGATCATCGGCTATGGCCGGGCCTCGGAGCTGCTCTTCACCGGGAGGGTGATGAAGGGCGAGGAGGCCGAGCGCTGGGGCTTCTTCACGCGCCTGTGCGCTCCCGGGGCGGTGCTGCCCGAGGCGCTCTCTCTGGCGGCGGAGCTGGCCGCCGGCCCCACCTTCGCCAATGACATCACCAAGAAGATGCTGGCGATGGAGTGGGCCATGAGCATCGAGGAGGCCATCAAGGCCGAGGCGGTGGCCCAGGCGCTGTGCATGACCACCGGCGATTTCCGCCGCGCCTTCGAGGCTTTCGCCCAGAAGCGCAAGCCTGTCTTCGCAGGGGATTGAGCCTGATGAGCGATGTCAGCTTCCTGTCCTGGCCCTTCCTCGATGATCGGCACCGCGCGCTGCGCCAGCGCATCGAGGTCTGGGCCGGCGCCCATGGCGAAGCGCTGGTCGACCATCATGACGTGGACGGCTCCTGCCGCCGGCTCGTGACGGCCCTCGGCGCCGAGGGCTTGCTGGATCATGTCGTGCCGGCGGCGCAGGGCGGTGCCTCGGAAAATCTTGACGTCCGGTCGCTGTGCATTGCGCGCGAGACGTTGGCCTGGCATTCCGGCCTCGCCGATTTCGCCTTCGCCATGCAGGGCCTCGGCGCCGGCCCGATTTCGCTGTTCGGGTCGCCCGCTCTGAAGGAGCGCTACCTGCCGCCCGTGCGCGAGGGCCGCTCCATCGCCGCCTTCGCGCTGTCGGAGGCCGATGCCGGCTCCGATGTGGCGGCCATGAGCACCCGGGCGAGGGCTGACGGCCCCGGCCATGTGCGGCTCGACGGCGCCAAGACCTGGATCTCCAATGGCGGCATCGCCGATCATTATGTCGTGTTCGCTCGCGAGGATGACGGCCCTGGCACGAAGGGCATCAGCGCCTTCGTGGTCGATGCCGATGCGCCCGGCCTCGGCATCGCCGGCCGGATCGACGTGACCGCGCCCCACCCCTTGGCGAGCCTGTCGTTCGAGGGCTGCCGCGTTCCTGTCTCGAATCGCATCGGCCAGCCCGGCGAGGGTTTCCGGATCGCGATGGCGACGCTCGACGTATTCCGCTCCACCGTCGGCGCGGCGGCGCTGGGGCTGGCGCGGCGCGCGCTCGACGAGGCGCTGGGCCGCGCGGCCAGCCGGCCCATGTTCGGCGGTGTGCTCGGCGATCTCCAGCTCACCCAGGCGGCTCTGGCCGACAGCGCCACCGAGATCGATGCGGCGGCGCTTCTGATCTACCGCGCCGGATGGGCGAAGGATCAGGGCGCCGCCCGGATCACGCGCGAGGCGGCCATGGCCAAGATGTTCGCCACCGAGATGGCCCAGCGCGTCATCGACCGTGCCATCCAGATATTCGGCGGGGAGGGCGTGCGGCTCGGCTCCAAGGTCGAGGAGCTTTACCGCGAGGTCCGTGCGCTCAGGATCTACGAGGGCGCCACCGAGGTTCAGAAGGTCATCATCGCGCGGGCCTTGCTCGGCGGCCATGCCGCCCTGCGCGCAGCACAGTAAAGGGGGGGGGGAGTACGCGATGGCAGCCAGCGCCCACACGGACAGCTTCACCGCCGACCACCTTCCGCCGCGGAGCCAATGGCCGGAGCTGCGCTTCACGCTGCCCGAACTGCAATATCCTGAGCGGCTGAACGCGGTGGCCGAGTTGCTGGACCGCCATGTGCCGCAGAGGGGCGACGCCCCCTGCCTGATCGGGGGCGATGGCGCGATCTGGACCTATGCCGACACCGCCGCGAAGGTGAACCGGATCGCCAATGTCCTGACGCGCGGGCTTGGGCTTATGCCCGGCGCGCGGGTGCTGCTGCGCGCGCCCAACTCGCCGCTGCTCGCCGCCGTCTATCTCGCCGTGCTCAAGGCTGGCGGCGTGGTGGTGGCCACCATGCCGATGCTGCGCGCGCGGGAGCTTGCCTTCATCATCGGCAAGGCGCGGATCGGCCTCGCCTTCTGCGCGCCTGCGCTGATGGAGGACCTTCGCAAGGCAGCCGAACTCGAGCCGGGGCTCGGCCGGATCGTGGACATGGGGGCTGAGCTGTCGGCCCTGATGGCGGCCGAGGCGGAGAGCTTCGCCCCTTGCGACACGGCCGCCGAGGATGTCTGCCTCATCGGCTTCACCTCTGGCACAACCGGCGAGCCCAAGGCGACGATGCACATGCAGCGCGACCTGCTTGCGGTCTGCGACAGCTATGGACATCATGTGCTGAAGGCGCAAGCGGATGACCGTTTCGTCGGCTCGCCGCCTCTTGCCTTCACCTTTGGCCTCGGCGGGCTGGTGCTGTTCCCGCTGCGGGTCGGCGCGGCCACGATCTTGCTCGAACGGGCCTCGCCGGATGATCTGCTCGCGGCGATGGAGACGCTGAAGCCCACCGTCTGCTTCACCGCGCCCACGGCCTACCGCTCCATTCTGGCGAAGATGCAGCCAGCGCAGGCCCGCTCGTTGCGCATCTGCGTCTCGGCAGGGGAAGCCCTGCCGCGCGCCACCTTTGATGCGTGGCAGGCCGCCACGGGCATCACCATCCAGGATGGCATCGGCGCGACCGAAATGCTGCACATCTTCATTTCCGCGCCGGTCGATGCGGTGCGTCCCGGCGCGACAGGCAAGGCCGTGCCGGGCTATGAGGCGCGCGTCATCGATGATGAGGGCCGCGAATTGCCGCCCGGCTCGATCGGCCGGCTGGCCGTGCGCGGGCCCACGGGCTGCCGCTACATGGCCGATGCGCGGCAGGCGGTCTACGTGCGCAATGGCTGGAACATCACGGGAGACACCTACCGCATGGATGAGGATGGCTATTTCTGGTATCAGGCGCGCTCCGACGACATGATCATTTCGGCCGGCTACAACATAGCCGGGCCAGAGGTCGAGGCCTCCCTGCTGAGCCATCCTGCGGTGGCAGAATGCGGCGTGGTCGGCGTGCCCGACGAGGAGCGCGGCATGATCGTGAAGGCCTATGTGGTGCTGCGCGCGGGCGAGATGGGCGACGACGCCATGGCGCGCCGCCTGCAGGATCACGTGAAGGCCGACATCGCGCCCTACAAGTATCCGCGCGCGATCGCCTTCGTGCCCTCGCTGCCGCGCACCGAAACGG
This window encodes:
- a CDS encoding exopolysaccharide biosynthesis protein translates to MREGLRHDVHQPEVLGCDRHGPLSGVATARFTPLVEAEDKPADDGPLAMMVSIRTVLRRNRAAMAVWMTGCIVAAVLYAWSQPPSYWTAAQLLLEPRRTASVSSRDVQAAPTLDLNRADSELQVMSSERLLSEVFTSLGLAEDPELQATRRRPFFGVLASYWPAFFGRIWPEPQNNDEEALRASFGPPEAALTRQSQIAFLSFVSRLSARRVGQSYVIEVSYTSSDPERAARVANAAVSAYLKQSVAFKAKAAKSGGEFVQGRVDALLGQVEAAEKAKLAGFVPQAPMPDADARVIGAALAPLAPIAPQKSLIVAFGGMMGLFSALFAAAVAGALDRKVRTPERLVRQSGLSSLANLPKVRTLGGLANPPPQEMQQLVTTDPDGAFAEALQDLRSAIRLVVPTARADRYRIIAVTSPGRDAGSSTVAMNLAHLIKRSGGTPTVIDADVRGGQARHGSGPRKTLRQRPAGLSSRFAYGKSALVDVLLGAAKLDQLVVINVGGVALVPVRSVEPLANMAVDFSDPCFAQILEMARARGDVIIDLPPVLEGSDARMIARQADAVVLVVSAERSTLEQAAEAARLLRLAGASIAGAVVNHAL
- a CDS encoding SDR family oxidoreductase, which codes for MPARPLSDHHALVTGASRGIGAAVARDLLAQGAKVTLLARRWNQAGPVGARRVQLAADVTDEAALVRAHEAAVAAHGAVTLLVNNAGGVETAAISRTDAALVRRLLALNLESVFTLTRLVLPAMIEAGRGRIVNIASTAGLKGYAYVSAYAAAKHGVIGLTRSLAQELARTGVTVNAICPGYTETDLVRQSLERIMDKTGRSEDEIRAELVKANPQGRMVTPEEVAAAVIYLAGSAARGVNGVALSLSGGETG
- a CDS encoding enoyl-CoA hydratase family protein; this translates as MNDRTAPGPGPAPLRAARHFNLAVEGPVATVTLDRPDRKNPLTFESYAELLGFFRQLQYDDAVKAVVVTGAGGNFCSGGDVFEIIEPLLSKDAKGLLRFTEMTGDLVKAMRACPQPVIAAIDGVCVGAGAIIAMASDIRLGTAGARVAFLFNKVGLAGCDMGACAMLPRIIGYGRASELLFTGRVMKGEEAERWGFFTRLCAPGAVLPEALSLAAELAAGPTFANDITKKMLAMEWAMSIEEAIKAEAVAQALCMTTGDFRRAFEAFAQKRKPVFAGD
- a CDS encoding glycosyltransferase family 4 protein, coding for MTSTVPEASAPAAAFAVNGRFLTQPVTGVQRYARHVVAAMDAELAMEGGMAPVLAPPGAEDLRLVHMPMVTRGPGGGHGWEQAVLPLAWPGRLLNLCNTAPAAKADQVVCIHDANVLTAPGSYSPAFRLLYTRLQPLLARRSARLATVSHAAARQLARHLPVRAEDIAVLPNGHEHALAWDPSGAVLAPQEISRVLERGRSFALALGSRARHKNLGLLGQLAPAFDALGLDIVVAGGGGAIFADSGIAAAPNIRQLGRVEDEDLAWLFDRAAFLVFPSWTEGFGLPILEAMARGCPVISSDRASMPEVCRNAALLASPADPAAWVRHAESLTVSPALRADLAGRGRDRAKLFSWRAAAQGYLDLMVSPASLPKARHEPAPPRARVAVAVATRGRPAIVSAMVRRLIATQTLKPQMVFVSCADAADAGDLAQLPEVRLLIGPPGSSAQRNRALKALDPATDVVVFFDDDFVPGKGWLEAAANAFGDEPDLVAFTGEVLADGVTGPGIGFEEAVSLVEAADEGRHGRGPPARAGWQRPFSPYGCNMAFRASAVRDLRFDERLVLYGWLEDRDFAAVLARGGGLLVKGSEAIGVHMGIKLGRQAGDSLGYSQVANPVYMLIKGTMTPTQVVGQLLRNIASNLGRWLRPEPFIDRRGRLRGNLKGFADMARGRIDPGRAATIRPKAEA
- a CDS encoding MarR family transcriptional regulator; amino-acid sequence: MAAPDSPVDAETVAEERPRDHKAELRLWLRLLTCTTLVEDAVRSRLRARFDVTLPRFDLMAQLHKAPDGMTMSQLSTRMMVSNGNLTALVERLAEAGQIERRISEADRRVVNVALTPVGEAAFAAMASEHEGWIADFFAGLEAGEIEQMMQLLGKLKASSRSAMNRETGR
- a CDS encoding globin-coupled sensor protein; this encodes MSNTESLERRLDFMKLDAAGRKRIQGIEKLISDALPGALDAFYTQLKTFTETSHFFKSDRHVDGAKARQNSHWDRIAKGVFDANYVSAVTTVGQVHARIGLEPRWYIGGYALILEKLISDVIKAQWPRARFGGTMPGADDRAAEISAMVKAALLDMDYAISVYLEASEAARLKVEAEAREMEAAKIHERETAIANVSAGLAALAEGNLTHRMGDDMPAEYALLRDHFNGAMDRLEGMLGTIKATSMMIQASSEEINSGARNLSTRTEQQAAALEQTAATTEELAASVKISADASHQSVSLAGQAASVAQTGGKIIRDTVEAMSRIEEASKKISEITTVIDGIAFQTNLLALNAAVEAARAGDAGRGFAVVAAEVRALAQRSAEAAKDIAGVIATSDVQVAEGVKLVQLAGGTLREIVVASEKVSNTVSEISTAAGEQSHGIDEMSQTVSHMDQITQQNAALAEESAASAAALSGQIHRLNELVSGFRTRHDGANAESQARAPVPAPERPAPRAAEAMPQRKVAGGGWTSF